In Excalfactoria chinensis isolate bCotChi1 chromosome 3, bCotChi1.hap2, whole genome shotgun sequence, one DNA window encodes the following:
- the DSTN gene encoding destrin: MASGVQVADEVCRIFYDMKVRKCSTPEEVKKRKKAVIFCLSPDKKCIIVEEGKEILVGDVGVTVTDPFKHFVQMLPEKDCRYALYDASFETKESKKEELMFFLWAPEQAPLKSKMIYASSKDAIKKKFQGIKHECQANGPEDLNRACIAEKLGGSLVVAFEGSPV, encoded by the exons GCATCTGGAGTCCAAGTTGCCGATGAGGTATGCCGTATCTTCTATGACATGAAAGTGCGGAAATGCTCTACGCCTGAGGAagtgaagaagaggaagaaggctGTCATCTTCTGCCTCAGTCCAGACAAAAAGTGCATTATCGTGGAAGAAGGCAAAGAGATTCTAGTGGGAGATGTTGGTGTGACGGTTACTGACCCTTTCAAGCACTTTGTGCAGATGCTTCCCGAGAAGGATTGCCGTTATGCCTTGTATGATGCAAGTTTCGAGACCAAGGAATCCAAAAAGGAAGAGCTGATGTTCTTCTTGTG GGCACCAGAACAAGCACCTCTCAAAAGTAAGATGATCTATGCAAGCTCCAAGGATGCAATCAAAAAGAAGTTCCAAG GCATAAAGCATGAATGCCAAGCAAATGGGCCAGAGGACCTCAATCGAGCTTGTATTGCTGAGAAGCTAGGAGGCTCCCTAGTCGTAGCTTTTGAAGGAAGTCCCGTGTAG